A section of the Dehalobacter sp. DCM genome encodes:
- the fabD gene encoding ACP S-malonyltransferase produces the protein MTRKKTAFIFAGQGSQYVGMGKELYEYYPAARTVFELADRKLGYNLSELCFSGPKEELDRTENTQPAILAVSVAAVKTLADYGIYPDVVAGFSLGEYSALVCSQVLTFDDGVQLVRKRGLFMQEAVPQGLGGMAAVLGLDTDKVEEACHAAEAVGVVQIANYNCPGQVVISGQKQALEAASAKATELGAKRVLPLEVSGPFHTVLLKPAADKLAEELAAIPFNDPAIPVLSNVTADYMSDKMVIKDLMPKQVMNPVRWETVFRKMLADGVETFVELGPGTVLKGFARKIDRDIKVLSAENKASLEAAIDYIKNN, from the coding sequence ATGACCAGAAAAAAAACAGCGTTTATTTTTGCGGGCCAAGGTTCGCAATATGTCGGTATGGGGAAAGAACTATATGAGTACTATCCGGCTGCCCGGACGGTTTTTGAACTAGCGGACAGGAAATTAGGGTATAATCTAAGTGAACTCTGCTTCTCCGGTCCTAAGGAAGAATTGGATCGAACAGAAAATACACAGCCGGCCATATTGGCGGTCAGTGTGGCAGCTGTCAAGACACTTGCGGATTACGGCATATATCCTGACGTTGTGGCGGGATTCAGTCTGGGTGAATACTCGGCATTGGTCTGCAGTCAGGTGCTGACATTTGATGACGGGGTGCAGCTTGTCAGAAAAAGAGGATTGTTTATGCAGGAAGCGGTGCCGCAAGGTCTCGGTGGAATGGCTGCCGTCCTGGGGTTGGATACGGATAAGGTCGAAGAGGCCTGTCATGCGGCCGAAGCAGTTGGGGTTGTCCAAATAGCCAATTATAACTGTCCAGGGCAAGTTGTTATTTCCGGACAAAAACAAGCCTTGGAAGCAGCTTCGGCAAAAGCCACTGAGCTTGGAGCTAAGCGGGTCTTGCCGCTTGAGGTGAGTGGCCCTTTCCATACGGTTCTGCTAAAGCCGGCAGCGGATAAATTAGCGGAGGAACTGGCGGCTATCCCTTTTAACGATCCGGCGATTCCTGTGCTGTCCAATGTGACGGCAGATTATATGTCGGATAAAATGGTTATAAAGGATCTAATGCCCAAGCAAGTGATGAATCCTGTCCGGTGGGAGACAGTATTTCGTAAAATGCTAGCTGACGGGGTCGAAACCTTTGTCGAGTTGGGACCCGGCACGGTACTTAAAGGTTTTGCCAGAAAAATAGACCGGGACATAAAAGTGCTCAGTGCGGAAAATAAGGCGTCGCTGGAAGCGGCCATCGACTATATAAAAAATAATTAG